The region TCTTCATGTCCGGTCGGGTGCAGCTTCATCACATGGCTCCCAAAGTCTGACGGGCGATGACCACACGTTGCACGTCCGAGGCGCCTTCGTAAATGCGCAAGGCCCTGATTTCGCGGTAAAGACGCTCGACCGCCTCGCCATTGCGGACACCATCGCCGCCGTGCAGTTGCACCGCCTTGTCGATCACCTTCTGCGCCTGATCGGTGGCGAAGAGCTTGGCCATCGCCGCCTCGCGCGTCACACGCGGCGCGCCGCTGTCCTTGGTCCAGGCGGCGCGGTAAACCAGCAGCGCCGCGGCATCGACATCAAGCGCCATATCCGCGATATGGCCCTGCACCATCTGCAATTCGCTCAGGGGCGCGCCTTGCACCTGACGGGTAGTGACGCGCATGAGTGCTTCGTCCAGCGCGCGGCGGGCAAAGCCCAGAGCGGCGGCGGCCACGGTGGAACGGAAGACGTCAAGCACCGACATGGCGATGGCAAAGCCGCGCCCCGCCTCGCCCAGAAGCGCCGAGCCGGGCAGTTTCACGCCGTCGAAATGCAGCGTGGCCAGCGGGTGCGGGGCCATGACCTCGAGCCGTTCCTCGACCTTCAGGCCGGGTGTATCGGCGGGCACAATGAAGGCCGAAAGCCCCTTGGCACCCGGCGCCTCGCCGGTGCGGGCAAAGACAGTGTAGACATCCGCGATGCCGCCGTTGGAGATCCAGGTCTTGCGCCCGTCGAGCACATAGCCGTTGCCAACGGGTTTCGCTGTCATGGTTGAATTGGCCACGTCGGAGCCGGACTGCGGCTCGGTCAGGGCGAAGGCCGAGATCGCCTGCCCCGATCGCGTCTTGGGCAGCCATTCAGCCTTCTGCTCATCGCTGCCGAAGAGCGAGATCGCCCCGGTGCCAAGCCCCTGCATAGCAAAGGCAAAATCTGCCAGCCCGTCATGCCGCGCCAGCGTTTCGCGGATCAGGCAGAGGGTACGAACGTCAAGCACTTCGTCGCCCTCGGCCCCGCTGTGCCGCAGCCAGCCGTCCTGCCCCATCATCGTCACCAGATCGCGGCAGGCACCGTCGGTGTCGCCGTGATCCACGTTTCGTAGCTCGCGCCCGGCCCAATCGTCGAGCTTCAGCGCCAGTTCCTTGTGGCGCGGCTCGAAAAAGGGCCAGTCGAGAAAACTTTTGTCAGCCATGGTTTACGCCTCCCCGCGTCATTTTCATTTGGCTTCTCGTTAGTGGCTCAGTCCCCTTCGAAGACCGGGCGTTCCTTGGCAACGAAAGCGTTGTAGGCGCGCTCGAAATCGCCGGTCTGCATGCAGATCGCCTGCGCCTGCGCCTCGGCCTCGATCGCCTGTTCGATGGACATGGCCCATTCTTGGGCCAGCATCGTCTTGGTCATCATATGCGCGAAATTGGGACCAGCCTGAATTTTCTGCGCCAGTTTAAGCGCTTCCTCTTCCAGCGTCTCGCCTGTGACCAGACGGTTGTAAAAGCCCCAGCGTTCGCCCTCTTCCGCCGACATCGAGCGGCCGGTGTAGAGCAGTTCGGCGGCGCGTGTCTGGCCGATGATGCGCGGCAGGATCGCGCAGGCGCCCATGTCGCAGCCCGCCAGACCGACGCGGGTAAAGAGGAAGGCTGTCTTGGCCTCCGCCGTCGCCAGCCGCAGGTCCGAGGCCATGGCGATGATCGCGCCCGCGCCGACGCAGACGCCATCCACGGCGGCGATCACCGGCTTGCCGCAATTGACAATCGCCTTGACCAGATCGCCGGTCATGCGGGTGAATCGCAGCAGTTCTTTCATGTTCATCCGGGTCAAAGGCCCAATGATATCATGCACATCGCCGCCGGAGCTAAAGTTGCCGCCGTTGGAGCCGAAGATCACCACATCAACGTCATCGGCATAGACCAGATCGCGGAACCAGTCGCGTAGCTCGGCATAGCTGTCGAAGGTCAGCGGGTTCTTACGGTCGGGCCGGTCGAGCCGCACGGTGGCGATCCGGTCTTTGATCTCGCATTGAAAATGCGTCACATCACTGCGCATTGGCGTTTTCCTTTTCTTCAGTTTGGGCGGCGAAGGCCTGTAGGCGGGCCGCCATAGCGCGGGCTTCCTCGGAGGAGATTCCGCGCAGCTTTTCGTTGATCCAGTCTTCATGCGCCTGGGCTTGGCGGGCGAACTGCGCCGCCCCCTCGGGCGTCAGCCGCAGCATCATCGCGCGGCGGTCGCCGGGCACGGGGATGCGCTCCACCAGCCCCTCATCGCTCAGCCTGTCGGCGATGCCGGTGACATTGCCGTTCGACACGCGGAGCACGCCCGAAAGTTGGCTCATCTTCAGCCCTTCGGGATGGCGCGAGAGGGCCGACATCACGTCGAAGCGCGGCAGCGTGGTGTTATGTTCGCGGCGCAGTGTGTCGCGCAGCTCCTGCTCCAGC is a window of Sulfitobacter sp. W027 DNA encoding:
- a CDS encoding acyl-CoA dehydrogenase family protein codes for the protein MADKSFLDWPFFEPRHKELALKLDDWAGRELRNVDHGDTDGACRDLVTMMGQDGWLRHSGAEGDEVLDVRTLCLIRETLARHDGLADFAFAMQGLGTGAISLFGSDEQKAEWLPKTRSGQAISAFALTEPQSGSDVANSTMTAKPVGNGYVLDGRKTWISNGGIADVYTVFARTGEAPGAKGLSAFIVPADTPGLKVEERLEVMAPHPLATLHFDGVKLPGSALLGEAGRGFAIAMSVLDVFRSTVAAAALGFARRALDEALMRVTTRQVQGAPLSELQMVQGHIADMALDVDAAALLVYRAAWTKDSGAPRVTREAAMAKLFATDQAQKVIDKAVQLHGGDGVRNGEAVERLYREIRALRIYEGASDVQRVVIARQTLGAM
- a CDS encoding enoyl-CoA hydratase family protein; translation: MRSDVTHFQCEIKDRIATVRLDRPDRKNPLTFDSYAELRDWFRDLVYADDVDVVIFGSNGGNFSSGGDVHDIIGPLTRMNMKELLRFTRMTGDLVKAIVNCGKPVIAAVDGVCVGAGAIIAMASDLRLATAEAKTAFLFTRVGLAGCDMGACAILPRIIGQTRAAELLYTGRSMSAEEGERWGFYNRLVTGETLEEEALKLAQKIQAGPNFAHMMTKTMLAQEWAMSIEQAIEAEAQAQAICMQTGDFERAYNAFVAKERPVFEGD
- a CDS encoding MarR family winged helix-turn-helix transcriptional regulator; the encoded protein is MSSVAKDRVRLWLRLLKVVRGLEQELRDTLRREHNTTLPRFDVMSALSRHPEGLKMSQLSGVLRVSNGNVTGIADRLSDEGLVERIPVPGDRRAMMLRLTPEGAAQFARQAQAHEDWINEKLRGISSEEARAMAARLQAFAAQTEEKENANAQ